The proteins below come from a single Deinococcus depolymerans genomic window:
- the glpX gene encoding class II fructose-bisphosphatase produces MTAKRHKGSERSAEGRTDTNHFEHALVLETARVTEGAALAASRFMGMGDKNAVDGAGTEAMRELLNSLDIRGTVVIGEGEMDEAPMLYIGEKVGTGQYEVDIAVDPVEGTSVTAKGLPNGLAVIALSERGGLMHAPDCYMDKLVVPPPAAGKVNLDWPVEANLNVLAQSLERDVDDLMITILDRERHADLIRQVRATGARVKLIGDGDVVASLQVGVRGTGVHALMGSGGAPEGVLSAAAMKCLGAEIQGRFIAEDDAMRERFASMGVDEKRVYRTNDLAPGRQMVFSATGITYGELLSGVRRFGGGARTHTLVMGYATRVVRFIDSVHLEDDGARVTVRI; encoded by the coding sequence ATGACGGCTAAACGGCACAAGGGCAGCGAGCGGAGCGCCGAGGGGCGCACGGACACCAATCATTTCGAGCATGCGCTGGTGCTGGAAACGGCGCGCGTCACCGAGGGCGCGGCACTGGCTGCCAGCCGCTTCATGGGCATGGGCGACAAGAACGCCGTGGACGGCGCCGGCACCGAGGCCATGCGCGAGCTGCTGAACTCGCTGGACATCCGCGGCACGGTCGTGATCGGTGAGGGCGAGATGGACGAGGCGCCCATGCTGTACATCGGCGAGAAGGTCGGCACCGGGCAGTACGAGGTGGACATCGCCGTGGACCCGGTCGAGGGCACCAGCGTGACTGCCAAGGGCCTCCCGAACGGGCTGGCCGTGATTGCCCTGTCCGAACGGGGCGGGCTGATGCACGCGCCGGACTGCTACATGGACAAGCTGGTCGTGCCGCCCCCCGCCGCCGGGAAGGTGAACCTGGACTGGCCGGTCGAGGCGAACCTGAACGTGCTGGCCCAGAGCCTGGAACGTGACGTGGACGACCTGATGATCACCATCCTGGACCGCGAGCGGCACGCGGACCTGATCCGGCAGGTACGGGCGACGGGCGCCCGCGTGAAACTGATCGGGGACGGCGACGTGGTCGCCAGCCTGCAGGTGGGCGTGCGCGGCACCGGCGTCCACGCGCTGATGGGGTCGGGCGGCGCGCCCGAGGGCGTGCTGTCGGCGGCGGCCATGAAGTGCCTGGGCGCGGAGATCCAGGGGCGATTCATCGCGGAGGACGACGCCATGCGTGAACGCTTCGCCTCGATGGGCGTGGACGAGAAGCGGGTGTACCGGACGAACGATCTCGCGCCGGGCCGGCAGATGGTGTTCAGCGCGACCGGCATCACGTACGGCGAGCTGCTGAGCGGCGTGCGCCGCTTCGGTGGTGGGGCCCGGACGCACACGCTGGTCATGGGGTACGCCACGCGGGTGGTGCGGTTCATCGACTCGGTTCACCTGGAGGACGACGGGGCGCGGGTGACGGTCCGGATCTGA
- the wrbA gene encoding NAD(P)H:quinone oxidoreductase — translation MTNPTSAPVKLAIVYYSTYGTNHAMAQVAAEAARAAGAEVRLLKVAETAPQAVIDTQDAWKAQQERSADVQTATPADLEWADAYLFSTPTRFGGAASQVRAFIDTLGGLWATGKLANKTFSAMTSAQNPNGGQETTLMTLYTTAMHWGAILVPPGYTDPAIFASGGNPYGASVTAGGQPLSDEDRATIAHQTRRLIEVTARLNR, via the coding sequence ATGACGAACCCCACCTCCGCTCCGGTGAAACTGGCGATCGTGTACTACTCCACCTACGGCACCAACCACGCCATGGCCCAGGTCGCCGCTGAGGCCGCCCGCGCCGCCGGGGCCGAGGTGCGCCTGCTCAAGGTCGCCGAAACCGCCCCCCAGGCCGTGATCGACACCCAGGACGCCTGGAAGGCCCAGCAGGAACGCAGCGCCGATGTCCAGACCGCCACGCCCGCCGACCTCGAATGGGCCGACGCCTACCTGTTCAGCACCCCCACCCGCTTCGGCGGCGCGGCCAGCCAGGTACGCGCCTTCATCGACACGCTCGGCGGGCTGTGGGCCACCGGCAAACTGGCGAACAAGACCTTCAGCGCCATGACCAGCGCCCAGAACCCCAACGGCGGCCAGGAAACCACCCTGATGACCCTGTACACCACCGCCATGCACTGGGGCGCCATCCTGGTGCCGCCCGGCTACACCGACCCGGCCATCTTCGCGTCCGGCGGCAACCCCTACGGCGCCAGCGTCACCGCCGGCGGCCAGCCCCTGAGCGACGAGGACCGCGCCACCATCGCCCACCAGACCCGCCGCCTCATCGAGGTGACGGCCCGCCTGAACCGCTGA
- the treS gene encoding maltose alpha-D-glucosyltransferase, producing the protein MTQTAMPEWYKSAVFYELSVRTFADGNGDGRGDFPGLTGKLDYLKNLGVDCLWLLPFYPSPLRDDGYDVADYTDIHPDLGTLEDFKVFLREAHARGLRVIGDLVTNHTSSDHPWFQAARRGPTLPDGSPNEYHDYYVWSDTGTEYAGARIIFTDTETSNWTLDEQTGRYYWHRFFSSQPDLNFDNPRVVEELLSAARFWLDLGVDGFRVDAVPYLIEREGTNCENLPETHDILKRMRRMVDQEYPGRLLLAEANQWPEEVVEYFGSEQDPEFHMCFNFPVMPRLYMSLKKEDTTSIREIMDRLPAIPSFGQWATFLRNHDELTLEMVTDDERAFMYAAYAPDTRMKINVGIRRRLAPLLDNDRRRIELLNTVLLALPGSPILYYGDEIGMGDDLSQADRNGVRTPMQWNAGMSGGFSTATPDQCFFPPISDAVYGYARVNVQSQEQDPSSLLKWTSRQLELRRRHPAFAVGDLQFIDTDNPAVLAFTRRTEDETLLIVSNFAGNAQAVHLNLGEHLGRTPVTLAGGSHFPPVTEAAYPMILGKYDYYWLRLN; encoded by the coding sequence ATGACCCAGACCGCCATGCCCGAGTGGTACAAGAGTGCCGTCTTCTACGAACTCTCGGTCCGCACCTTCGCGGACGGCAACGGCGACGGCAGGGGCGACTTTCCCGGCCTGACCGGCAAACTCGATTACCTGAAGAACCTCGGCGTGGACTGCCTGTGGCTGCTGCCGTTCTACCCCAGCCCCCTGCGGGACGACGGCTACGACGTGGCCGACTACACCGACATCCACCCGGACCTGGGCACCCTGGAGGACTTCAAGGTCTTCCTGCGCGAGGCGCACGCCCGCGGCCTGCGCGTGATCGGGGACCTGGTCACCAACCACACCAGCAGCGACCACCCCTGGTTCCAGGCGGCCCGGCGCGGCCCGACCCTCCCGGACGGCAGTCCCAACGAGTACCACGACTACTACGTCTGGAGCGACACCGGCACCGAGTACGCCGGGGCGCGGATCATCTTCACCGACACTGAGACGAGCAACTGGACGCTGGACGAACAGACCGGCCGGTACTACTGGCACCGGTTCTTCTCCAGCCAGCCGGACCTGAACTTCGACAACCCCCGCGTGGTCGAGGAACTGCTCTCTGCCGCGCGGTTCTGGCTGGACCTGGGCGTGGACGGCTTCCGGGTGGACGCCGTGCCGTACCTGATCGAGCGCGAGGGCACCAACTGCGAGAACCTGCCGGAAACGCACGACATCCTGAAAAGGATGCGCCGCATGGTCGATCAGGAGTACCCCGGCCGCCTGCTGCTGGCCGAGGCGAACCAGTGGCCGGAAGAGGTGGTGGAGTACTTCGGCAGCGAGCAGGACCCGGAATTCCACATGTGCTTCAACTTCCCGGTCATGCCCCGGCTGTACATGAGCCTGAAAAAGGAGGACACGACCTCCATCCGCGAGATCATGGACCGCCTGCCCGCCATTCCCAGCTTCGGGCAGTGGGCGACGTTCCTGCGCAACCACGACGAACTGACGCTGGAGATGGTCACGGACGACGAACGCGCCTTCATGTACGCCGCGTACGCGCCCGACACCCGCATGAAGATCAACGTGGGCATCCGCCGGCGTCTGGCACCGCTGCTGGACAACGACCGCCGCCGCATCGAACTGCTGAACACCGTCCTGCTGGCCCTGCCGGGCAGCCCGATCCTGTACTACGGTGACGAGATCGGCATGGGCGACGACCTGTCGCAGGCGGACCGCAACGGCGTGCGCACGCCCATGCAGTGGAACGCCGGCATGAGCGGCGGCTTCTCGACCGCCACGCCCGACCAGTGCTTCTTCCCGCCCATCAGTGACGCCGTGTACGGGTACGCCCGCGTGAACGTGCAGAGCCAGGAGCAGGACCCCAGCAGCCTGCTGAAGTGGACCAGCCGTCAGCTGGAACTGCGCCGCCGCCACCCGGCCTTCGCGGTGGGCGACCTGCAGTTCATCGACACCGACAACCCGGCCGTGCTGGCCTTCACCCGCCGCACCGAGGACGAGACCCTGCTGATCGTGAGCAACTTCGCCGGCAACGCCCAGGCTGTGCACCTGAACCTGGGGGAGCACCTGGGCCGCACGCCGGTCACGCTGGCCGGCGGCAGCCACTTCCCGCCCGTGACCGAGGCGGCGTACCCGATGATCCTGGGCAAGTACGACTACTACTGGCTGCGCCTGAACTGA
- a CDS encoding 30S ribosomal protein S1: protein MEDNTQTPAQQGGTQPATGTTQTSVPTPVEEREYPAMTMEDILASEAQEPQSVTRGDIVDGTIVFIGQEGIAVDIGAKVEGIIPLNQLGDEPVTLEQAQEMYKSGEQIEAYVVRVDLPNSQIVLSKKRADQDKGWRVLEKMQEADEAFEVEVLEKVRGGLVAQVEGIRAFLPASQVDTRRVNDLDPYVGKPLMVKLIELNRKRNRVIISHRAILEAQKAKAREETVGQLEAGAQFEGEVVEITDFGVFVNLGGIDGLVHRSELTYGRFNHPRDVVKVGDKVQVQVMDVDGGRERINLSMKALTQDPWEGATDRYSIGQKVTGKVTNLTNFGAFIELESGLEGLVHVSEMSWTKRVRHPNEVMKEGDEVEAVILRIDPKDRRISLGIRQTTDDPWSALPDRYPPGTPVKGKITGMTDFGVFMEIEEGIEGLIHISELDVQRVNNPADLFKKGDEIEAVILNIDPVEQRASLSRRRFLGGGPVPTQRDYVSQGGGARSDRYSSGQGGAPRAGGRGGRRGDADYAYNAKDASQGGKISTKLGDVYADLFAQFGLGGDKKADATEAQADTTEDTQG from the coding sequence ATGGAAGACAACACCCAGACCCCCGCCCAGCAAGGCGGGACTCAGCCCGCGACGGGCACCACCCAGACCAGCGTTCCCACCCCCGTGGAGGAGCGCGAGTACCCCGCCATGACCATGGAGGACATCCTCGCCAGTGAGGCGCAGGAGCCCCAGAGCGTCACCCGCGGGGACATCGTGGACGGCACCATCGTGTTCATCGGCCAGGAAGGCATTGCCGTTGACATCGGCGCGAAGGTCGAGGGCATCATCCCCCTCAACCAGCTCGGCGACGAGCCCGTCACGCTGGAACAGGCCCAGGAGATGTACAAGTCCGGCGAGCAGATCGAGGCGTACGTCGTGCGCGTCGACCTGCCCAACAGCCAGATCGTGCTGAGCAAGAAGCGCGCCGATCAGGACAAGGGCTGGCGCGTCCTGGAGAAGATGCAGGAGGCCGACGAGGCCTTCGAAGTCGAGGTGCTCGAAAAGGTGCGCGGCGGTCTGGTCGCGCAGGTCGAAGGCATCCGCGCCTTCCTCCCCGCCTCGCAGGTCGACACGCGCCGCGTGAACGACCTCGACCCCTACGTCGGCAAGCCCCTGATGGTCAAGCTCATCGAGCTCAACCGCAAGCGCAACCGCGTGATCATCAGCCACCGCGCCATCCTCGAAGCCCAGAAAGCCAAGGCCCGCGAAGAAACCGTCGGCCAGCTCGAAGCCGGCGCGCAGTTCGAGGGTGAAGTCGTGGAAATCACCGACTTCGGCGTGTTCGTGAACCTGGGCGGCATCGACGGCCTCGTTCACCGCAGCGAACTCACCTACGGCCGCTTCAACCACCCCCGCGACGTGGTCAAGGTGGGCGACAAGGTGCAGGTGCAGGTCATGGACGTCGACGGCGGCCGCGAGCGCATCAACCTGAGCATGAAGGCCCTCACCCAGGACCCCTGGGAAGGCGCCACCGACCGTTACAGCATCGGCCAGAAGGTCACCGGTAAGGTCACGAACCTCACCAACTTCGGCGCCTTCATCGAACTGGAATCCGGCCTGGAAGGCCTGGTTCACGTCAGCGAGATGAGCTGGACCAAGCGCGTGCGTCACCCCAACGAAGTCATGAAGGAAGGCGACGAAGTCGAGGCCGTCATCCTGCGCATCGACCCGAAGGACCGCCGCATCTCCCTCGGGATCCGTCAGACCACCGACGATCCCTGGAGCGCCCTGCCTGACCGCTACCCGCCCGGCACCCCCGTGAAGGGCAAGATCACCGGCATGACCGACTTCGGCGTGTTCATGGAGATCGAAGAAGGCATCGAGGGCCTGATCCACATCAGCGAACTCGACGTGCAGCGCGTCAACAACCCCGCCGACCTGTTCAAGAAGGGCGACGAGATCGAAGCCGTCATCCTGAACATCGACCCCGTCGAGCAGCGCGCCAGCCTCAGCCGTCGCCGCTTCCTGGGCGGCGGCCCGGTCCCCACCCAGCGCGACTACGTCAGCCAGGGTGGCGGCGCCCGCAGCGACCGCTACAGCAGCGGCCAGGGCGGCGCTCCCCGCGCCGGTGGCCGTGGTGGCCGCCGCGGCGACGCGGACTACGCCTACAACGCCAAGGACGCCAGCCAGGGTGGCAAGATCAGCACCAAGCTGGGCGACGTCTACGCCGACCTGTTCGCGCAGTTCGGTCTGGGCGGCGACAAGAAGGCCGACGCCACCGAGGCGCAGGCCGACACCACCGAAGACACCCAGGGCTGA